Proteins encoded within one genomic window of Coprococcus phoceensis:
- a CDS encoding CotS family spore coat protein produces the protein MKENEVSVLDQYDIDIKSTRRIRGAILCATNQGLFVLRELMISEKRIPMLHKLYVHMMENGCDRVDAVIENKEHELFSTSEDGIKYVVKRWYDGKECDIRKEQEIVGATKNLAKLHKVLRGPIDFGEESETFVMEGEDLRKEYCRHNREMKKVRAFIRGKVGKGEFELMFLKYFDAMYDWAQSASARLEQSEYELLMQQSREKTTITHGEYNYHNVLMMQDGIATTNFEHFHQDVQLADLYYFLRKTMEKNHWNVMLGDKMLEAYSEILPLGEREMEYLAISLSYPEKFWKAANSYYRSSKAWIPMKSVEKLEVAIHQTEEKKHFLEAIFSFHL, from the coding sequence ATGAAAGAGAACGAAGTAAGTGTGTTGGATCAATATGATATAGATATAAAAAGCACCCGCAGAATCAGGGGTGCTATTTTATGTGCTACAAATCAGGGGCTCTTTGTACTCAGGGAGCTTATGATTTCAGAAAAGAGAATTCCAATGCTGCACAAATTATATGTGCACATGATGGAAAATGGATGTGACAGGGTAGATGCGGTCATAGAAAATAAAGAGCATGAATTATTCAGCACATCAGAAGATGGGATTAAGTATGTGGTCAAACGTTGGTATGACGGAAAAGAATGCGATATCCGAAAAGAACAGGAAATTGTGGGGGCGACAAAAAATCTTGCAAAACTGCATAAAGTCTTGCGAGGACCCATTGATTTTGGAGAGGAATCAGAGACCTTTGTTATGGAAGGCGAGGATTTGCGAAAGGAGTACTGCCGGCATAACCGTGAGATGAAAAAGGTACGGGCGTTTATCCGCGGGAAAGTAGGAAAAGGTGAGTTTGAGCTGATGTTTTTGAAATATTTTGATGCGATGTATGACTGGGCGCAGAGTGCGAGCGCCCGATTGGAACAATCGGAATATGAGTTGTTGATGCAGCAAAGCAGAGAGAAAACAACGATTACGCATGGTGAATACAATTATCACAATGTTCTGATGATGCAGGATGGAATTGCAACAACAAATTTCGAGCATTTTCACCAAGATGTTCAGTTGGCGGATCTGTACTATTTCCTTAGGAAGACGATGGAAAAGAATCATTGGAATGTGATGCTTGGTGACAAGATGCTTGAGGCTTACAGTGAAATTTTGCCGCTTGGGGAGCGGGAGATGGAATATCTTGCAATCAGCCTGTCTTATCCAGAAAAGTTTTGGAAGGCGGCAAACTCTTATTATCGGTCCAGCAAAGCGTGGATTCCGATGAAGAGTGTTGAGAAATTGGAGGTTGCAATTCATCAGACGGAAGAAAAGAAACATTTTTTAGAGGCGATATTTTCTTTTCATTTGTAA
- a CDS encoding phospho-sugar mutase has product MNYQEQYQEWLTNPYFDEETKQELKAIADNENEIKERFYKDLEFGTAGLRGVIGAGTNRLNIYTVRKATQGLANYILQKGLQEKGVAIAYDSRRMSPEFADEAALCLNANGIKAYVFESLRPTPELSYAVRKLNCVAGINITASHNPPEYNGYKVYWEDGAQITPPHDKGIMDEVKKVTDFNTVKTMTLEAAKAAGLYVVIGSEIDDAYMEELKKQVIHWDAIKEMGKELKIVYSPLHGTGNIPARRILKELGFENVYVVKEQELPDGEFPTVSYPNPEAEEAFELGLKLAKEVDADLVLATDPDADRLGVYVKDSKSGEYKVLTGNMSGCLLADYEIGQRKATVGLPEDGYLIKTIVTSNMADAIAKGYGTGLIEVLTGFKFIGQQILGFEQSKKGTYLFGFEESYGCLIGTHARDKDAIVATMALCEAAAYYKTKGMTLWDAMVDMYERFGYYKDDIQAITLKGIEGLAKIQEILETLRKEPPVKIGAYEVLKARDYQADTIKDLATGEVTGTGLPNSNVLYYDLTDDAWLCVRPSGTEPKVKFYYGVKGTSLEDADAKSEALGKEVLAMIDKML; this is encoded by the coding sequence ATGAATTATCAGGAACAGTATCAAGAATGGCTCACAAATCCATATTTTGATGAAGAGACAAAACAGGAATTAAAAGCAATTGCAGATAATGAAAATGAGATAAAAGAAAGATTTTATAAAGACTTAGAATTTGGAACAGCGGGGCTGCGCGGTGTGATCGGTGCAGGAACAAACCGTTTGAATATCTATACAGTGAGAAAAGCAACACAGGGACTTGCGAATTATATTTTGCAAAAAGGACTTCAGGAAAAAGGTGTGGCAATCGCATATGACTCAAGAAGGATGTCGCCGGAGTTTGCGGATGAGGCGGCTTTGTGTCTGAATGCAAATGGAATCAAAGCGTATGTATTTGAATCACTCCGTCCTACACCGGAACTTTCCTATGCCGTAAGAAAGTTGAATTGTGTTGCGGGAATCAATATCACGGCAAGTCACAACCCGCCGGAATATAACGGATATAAAGTGTATTGGGAAGACGGAGCTCAGATCACTCCTCCTCATGATAAAGGAATCATGGATGAAGTGAAAAAAGTGACTGATTTCAATACCGTGAAGACGATGACGCTGGAGGCGGCTAAGGCGGCAGGACTTTATGTGGTGATCGGCAGTGAGATTGACGATGCTTATATGGAAGAATTGAAAAAGCAGGTAATCCATTGGGATGCGATCAAAGAGATGGGGAAAGAATTAAAGATTGTTTACAGTCCTCTTCATGGAACAGGAAATATTCCGGCAAGACGTATTTTGAAAGAGCTTGGATTTGAAAATGTATATGTTGTAAAAGAGCAGGAATTACCGGATGGAGAATTTCCGACAGTCTCTTACCCGAACCCGGAGGCTGAGGAAGCATTTGAGTTGGGATTAAAACTGGCAAAAGAAGTAGATGCGGATCTTGTTCTGGCGACAGACCCGGATGCAGACCGTCTCGGTGTATATGTGAAAGACAGTAAATCCGGAGAATATAAAGTTCTGACAGGGAATATGTCAGGATGTCTGCTTGCGGACTATGAAATTGGACAACGAAAAGCGACTGTAGGATTGCCGGAAGACGGTTATCTGATCAAGACAATCGTGACATCGAATATGGCAGATGCGATTGCAAAAGGATATGGTACAGGATTGATCGAAGTTCTGACAGGATTTAAGTTTATCGGACAGCAGATTCTCGGTTTTGAGCAGAGTAAAAAAGGCACATATTTATTCGGATTTGAGGAAAGCTATGGTTGTCTGATCGGAACTCATGCAAGAGATAAAGATGCAATTGTTGCGACGATGGCACTGTGTGAGGCGGCTGCATACTATAAGACAAAAGGTATGACACTTTGGGATGCCATGGTTGATATGTATGAGAGATTTGGATATTATAAGGATGATATTCAGGCGATTACATTAAAAGGAATTGAAGGGTTGGCAAAGATTCAGGAAATCCTTGAGACGCTGCGCAAAGAGCCGCCGGTAAAAATCGGTGCTTACGAAGTGCTGAAAGCAAGAGATTATCAGGCTGATACAATCAAGGATCTCGCTACAGGCGAGGTGACAGGAACGGGACTTCCGAACTCTAATGTCTTATATTACGACCTGACAGATGACGCATGGCTGTGTGTACGTCCATCCGGAACAGAGCCGAAAGTAAAATTCTATTATGGTGTAAAAGGTACTTCTTTAGAGGATGCGGATGCCAAATCAGAAGCGCTGGGAAAAGAAGTTCTTGCGATGATTGATAAAATGCTGTAA
- a CDS encoding HU family DNA-binding protein has translation MNKTEFISAIAEKAELSKKDAEKALKAFTDVVEEELKKGEKIQLVGFGTFEVSERAAREGRNPQTGETMKIEACKAPKFKAGKALKDAVNA, from the coding sequence ATGAACAAAACAGAATTTATCTCAGCAATCGCTGAGAAAGCAGAGTTATCAAAGAAAGATGCAGAAAAAGCTTTAAAAGCTTTCACAGACGTAGTGGAAGAAGAACTGAAGAAAGGTGAAAAGATCCAGTTAGTTGGATTTGGAACATTCGAAGTAAGTGAAAGAGCAGCAAGAGAAGGAAGAAATCCTCAGACTGGTGAGACAATGAAGATTGAAGCTTGCAAAGCTCCAAAATTCAAAGCTGGAAAAGCATTAAAAGACGCTGTAAATGCATAA
- a CDS encoding RNA-binding S4 domain-containing protein, which translates to MRLDKFLKVSRLIKRRTVANEACDAGRVLVNGNVAKASVKVKPGDVIEIQFGTKNVKVEVLDIQDTTKKEEAKDLFKYL; encoded by the coding sequence ATGAGACTGGATAAATTTTTAAAAGTATCAAGATTGATTAAAAGAAGAACAGTGGCAAATGAGGCGTGTGATGCGGGGAGAGTGCTTGTGAATGGAAATGTTGCCAAAGCATCCGTGAAAGTAAAGCCGGGAGATGTTATTGAGATTCAATTCGGAACGAAGAATGTAAAAGTAGAAGTGCTGGATATTCAGGACACAACAAAAAAAGAAGAAGCAAAAGATTTGTTTAAATATTTATAA
- the yabP gene encoding sporulation protein YabP: MEEKQVQKPHKLVVNNRKTSMVTGVLDVLSFDLNEILLETEQGMLMVKGKDLHVNRLSVEKGEVDLSGHIDSIAYSDVHQNAGQSENFFMKLFK; encoded by the coding sequence TTGGAAGAAAAACAGGTACAAAAACCACATAAGCTGGTAGTGAACAATAGAAAGACAAGTATGGTTACAGGTGTGCTTGATGTACTGTCGTTTGATTTGAATGAGATATTGCTGGAGACGGAACAGGGTATGCTCATGGTCAAGGGGAAGGATCTGCATGTAAATCGTCTGAGTGTAGAAAAAGGGGAAGTGGATTTATCCGGACATATCGACAGCATTGCGTACTCGGATGTCCATCAAAATGCCGGTCAAAGCGAGAATTTCTTTATGAAATTATTTAAGTAG
- the yabQ gene encoding spore cortex biosynthesis protein YabQ produces MLGIGDEISIFLQALLAGNIVLLVYTCIRVFRRLIKHDLFFVSLEDFFFWVWAGLYLFVKIYDTSDGSIRWFFTIGVVVGGVCSFFVLHFLSEMGKKLFARIREKDEKSIDKSKEKR; encoded by the coding sequence ATGCTTGGAATCGGTGATGAAATATCCATTTTTTTGCAGGCGTTATTGGCGGGCAATATTGTACTTTTGGTTTATACGTGCATTAGAGTTTTTAGAAGACTTATAAAACACGATCTGTTTTTCGTTTCTTTAGAAGATTTTTTCTTTTGGGTATGGGCAGGTTTGTATCTGTTTGTCAAGATCTATGACACTAGTGATGGTAGTATACGTTGGTTCTTTACCATAGGTGTTGTGGTTGGGGGAGTTTGTTCATTTTTTGTGCTGCATTTTTTGTCTGAGATGGGGAAAAAACTGTTTGCCAGGATTCGTGAAAAAGACGAAAAATCTATTGATAAATCAAAGGAAAAAAGGTAA
- a CDS encoding FtsB family cell division protein: MMRSVKQRNRDKRQRTRMRRHKASILSICGVILLLTIILSVGSMSLQAKNKRYKQQEAELTAQLKEEKERTEEIKEFEEYAGTDAYIEDVAKDKLGLIHKNEILFEPEP; this comes from the coding sequence ATGATGAGAAGTGTAAAGCAGCGGAACCGTGATAAACGTCAGCGGACAAGAATGCGCCGTCACAAAGCGAGTATTCTTTCGATATGTGGTGTGATTTTATTATTGACAATCATATTGTCGGTGGGAAGTATGTCACTTCAGGCAAAGAACAAGCGTTATAAGCAGCAGGAAGCGGAACTTACGGCACAGTTGAAAGAAGAAAAAGAGCGTACAGAAGAGATTAAAGAATTTGAAGAGTATGCAGGAACAGATGCGTACATAGAAGATGTTGCAAAAGATAAGCTGGGGCTCATCCACAAGAATGAGATATTGTTTGAGCCGGAACCATAA
- a CDS encoding SpoIIE family protein phosphatase produces MEELKIGRAVQANPYVIQMDRFVQSLEKLTKVFLQLERKHDLFTKAEMEEMYEKVNEKVCGNCANKEVCLGQEAFLTYQMVHEIFCTIEEYGVELNTEVKRKIQKRCVQAPRFLRTALEVFKGARQNLMWNNKMAQNREGCAVQLDTFAQMIQHATRELDASIFADEHLEKKIRGRFSKIGVRLLSTVFFVTEDGKYEVHVTAKSIKGQCVSTKELVQIISECVGRKMVADRDERPVLGEEYCTVTCVEGPRFHTLQGIAKIGKGCRKISGDSFSMMEMPGGRKGIILSDGMGAGEAAFKESAMVVEMLEELLAAGFPKETAIQMLNTALVMGREEVRFSTIDMSVFDLYSGKCEFVKAGASTTFVKYEDKVETIKSTSLPIGVLPKLEVDCVVRSLCDGNFVVMVTDGVLDALPVGEQELIMKMIIEGTSITNPKEMAHHILEQVLECSGEIPLDDMTIMVVGMWSLAK; encoded by the coding sequence ATGGAGGAGTTAAAAATAGGACGAGCTGTGCAGGCGAACCCATATGTGATACAGATGGATCGGTTTGTGCAGTCTTTGGAAAAATTGACCAAGGTATTTTTGCAGCTGGAGAGAAAACATGATTTATTTACAAAAGCGGAAATGGAAGAAATGTACGAAAAAGTAAATGAGAAAGTGTGCGGCAATTGTGCGAATAAAGAAGTGTGTCTTGGACAAGAGGCGTTTCTGACCTACCAGATGGTACATGAGATTTTTTGTACCATAGAAGAATATGGTGTGGAACTGAACACTGAGGTGAAACGTAAGATACAGAAAAGATGTGTGCAGGCGCCGCGCTTTTTGCGGACGGCGCTTGAGGTGTTTAAAGGCGCGAGACAGAATCTGATGTGGAATAATAAAATGGCACAGAACAGGGAAGGATGTGCGGTGCAGCTTGACACATTTGCCCAGATGATTCAGCATGCCACAAGAGAACTGGACGCCAGTATTTTTGCGGACGAGCATTTGGAAAAGAAAATACGGGGGAGATTTTCCAAAATTGGGGTACGGCTTTTAAGTACGGTATTTTTTGTGACAGAAGATGGGAAATATGAGGTTCATGTTACGGCAAAATCTATCAAAGGGCAGTGTGTATCCACGAAAGAGCTTGTGCAGATCATATCGGAGTGTGTCGGAAGAAAGATGGTGGCGGACCGCGATGAAAGGCCGGTGCTTGGAGAAGAGTATTGTACAGTCACCTGTGTGGAAGGGCCACGTTTTCATACGCTTCAGGGAATTGCGAAAATCGGAAAGGGATGCCGTAAGATATCGGGGGACAGCTTTTCGATGATGGAGATGCCGGGCGGCAGGAAGGGCATCATACTCTCCGACGGAATGGGGGCAGGGGAAGCAGCATTTAAGGAAAGCGCCATGGTGGTGGAAATGTTAGAGGAACTTCTGGCAGCTGGATTCCCGAAAGAGACAGCAATTCAGATGTTGAATACAGCGCTGGTGATGGGGCGCGAAGAGGTGCGGTTTTCTACAATTGATATGAGTGTATTTGACCTGTATAGTGGGAAATGTGAGTTTGTGAAGGCGGGGGCATCCACTACGTTTGTAAAATATGAGGATAAGGTAGAGACAATCAAATCAACCAGTCTTCCGATAGGAGTTTTGCCTAAATTGGAGGTGGATTGTGTTGTGCGAAGCTTGTGCGATGGGAATTTTGTTGTGATGGTGACAGATGGGGTGCTTGATGCGCTTCCGGTTGGAGAGCAGGAGCTGATCATGAAAATGATCATCGAGGGGACAAGCATAACCAACCCAAAAGAGATGGCGCATCACATTTTAGAGCAGGTTTTGGAATGTTCCGGGGAGATCCCTTTGGATGATATGACGATTATGGTCGTGGGCATGTGGAGTCTTGCAAAATAA
- the tilS gene encoding tRNA lysidine(34) synthetase TilS, with protein sequence MLEKIRRYVEKWHMIENGDKIIVGVSGGADSICLLFVLIQLQKEIPFELVCVHVNHGLRGIDADADEMYVKKMCEKHCVPCEIYREDVALIAKKRKQSLEEAGREVRREAFVKTLKRYGGTKIALAHHQNDNAETFLMNVARGAGLKGLGGIRPVNGNVIRPLLAVERGEVEKYLEEEGIAFCVDETNKSDAYMRNRIRNHILPYFEEQVNKRTVTHINETMERLREIEGFLEEQTEISWRQCTRTEETGTVILQAEFQQIPHVIQSFVLKKVLWEVCRREKDIEAVHLQMLQELFEKQVGRRVDLPYDMEAWRTYDGVVCRKKTEPGPQKAEEKILDCEGQETHLCEWCGWQIKSRVFVADQVPQEASEKVYTKWFDYDIIRDAVSIRTRKPGDYLAIHSDGKTQKLKSYFINEKISAEERGKIPLIAEGSHILWVVGYRTSSAYRVTKNTKTILEIQINEGEESWQRQLKY encoded by the coding sequence ATGTTAGAAAAAATAAGAAGGTATGTGGAAAAATGGCATATGATCGAGAATGGCGATAAGATAATTGTAGGCGTATCAGGAGGTGCAGATTCTATATGCCTTCTTTTTGTATTGATACAGCTGCAAAAAGAGATTCCGTTTGAGTTGGTCTGTGTTCATGTGAACCATGGATTGAGAGGGATAGATGCGGATGCGGACGAAATGTATGTAAAAAAAATGTGCGAGAAGCATTGTGTCCCATGTGAAATTTATCGGGAAGATGTTGCATTAATTGCAAAAAAAAGGAAACAATCTTTGGAGGAGGCGGGGCGTGAAGTGCGCCGGGAAGCCTTTGTGAAAACCTTGAAGCGATATGGAGGAACTAAAATTGCGCTTGCGCATCATCAAAATGACAATGCAGAGACATTTCTGATGAATGTGGCTCGCGGAGCAGGTCTGAAAGGGCTTGGCGGCATACGTCCGGTAAATGGGAATGTGATTCGTCCGCTTCTTGCAGTGGAGCGTGGTGAGGTTGAGAAATATCTGGAAGAAGAGGGGATTGCCTTTTGTGTAGATGAGACCAATAAAAGTGATGCGTACATGAGAAACCGTATCCGGAATCACATTTTGCCGTATTTTGAGGAGCAGGTGAATAAAAGGACAGTTACTCACATTAATGAGACAATGGAGCGGCTGAGGGAGATTGAAGGATTTTTGGAAGAGCAGACTGAGATTTCGTGGAGGCAGTGTACTAGAACCGAAGAAACAGGAACTGTTATCCTGCAGGCTGAATTTCAACAGATTCCGCATGTGATACAGTCATTTGTTTTGAAAAAGGTACTTTGGGAAGTCTGCAGGCGAGAGAAAGATATTGAAGCTGTTCATCTGCAGATGCTTCAGGAGTTGTTTGAAAAGCAAGTCGGAAGAAGGGTGGATTTGCCGTATGATATGGAAGCCTGGCGGACGTATGACGGTGTTGTGTGCAGGAAAAAAACAGAGCCTGGACCGCAAAAAGCAGAAGAAAAAATATTGGACTGTGAAGGGCAGGAAACACATTTGTGTGAATGGTGTGGCTGGCAGATCAAAAGCCGCGTATTCGTGGCAGACCAAGTGCCACAGGAGGCTTCTGAAAAAGTTTACACGAAATGGTTTGATTATGATATAATAAGGGACGCGGTGAGTATTAGAACAAGAAAGCCCGGAGATTACTTGGCGATTCATAGCGATGGCAAGACGCAGAAACTGAAGTCTTATTTTATCAATGAGAAGATTTCGGCGGAGGAAAGAGGAAAGATTCCCTTGATCGCAGAAGGCAGTCATATATTGTGGGTTGTCGGTTATCGTACGAGCAGCGCTTACCGGGTAACTAAGAATACAAAAACAATATTAGAAATACAAATAAACGAAGGAGAAGAATCATGGCAGAGACAATTAAAGTATTAG
- the hpt gene encoding hypoxanthine phosphoribosyltransferase, whose amino-acid sequence MAETIKVLVSEEEVDARIEALGKQISEDYAGKQVHLICVLKGGVFFMCELAKRITVPVSMDFMSVSSYGDGTTSSGVVKIAKDLDETLEGKDVIVVEDIIDSGRTLSYLLEILAKRGPKSMRLCTLLDKPERRVRDVKVDYVGFNIPDEFVVGYGLDYAQKYRNLPYIGVVEGVE is encoded by the coding sequence ATGGCAGAGACAATTAAAGTATTAGTATCAGAAGAAGAGGTAGATGCAAGAATTGAGGCGCTTGGAAAGCAGATCAGTGAGGATTATGCGGGAAAACAGGTACACCTTATCTGTGTGCTGAAAGGTGGCGTATTTTTTATGTGTGAACTTGCAAAAAGAATTACAGTTCCGGTATCCATGGATTTTATGAGTGTGAGCAGTTATGGGGACGGAACGACATCCAGCGGCGTTGTAAAGATTGCCAAAGACTTAGATGAGACATTGGAAGGAAAAGACGTAATTGTTGTGGAAGATATTATTGATTCCGGAAGAACGCTGTCTTACCTGCTTGAAATTTTGGCAAAGAGAGGACCAAAGAGTATGAGACTTTGCACACTGCTTGACAAGCCGGAGAGACGTGTGCGCGATGTAAAAGTAGATTATGTAGGGTTCAATATTCCGGATGAATTCGTTGTGGGATACGGACTTGACTATGCACAAAAATATAGAAATCTGCCATACATCGGTGTTGTAGAAGGTGTGGAGTAG